In the Syngnathus scovelli strain Florida chromosome 16, RoL_Ssco_1.2, whole genome shotgun sequence genome, one interval contains:
- the LOC125983159 gene encoding 3-mercaptopyruvate sulfurtransferase yields the protein MAAAQAVVSAKWLADAIRNGLVGSKIRVLDSSWYTPATKRDPKAEFAERHIPGASFFDVVECSDRSSPYCFTLPASKHFSRYVGELGISNDTHVVVYDAHDFGLYTSPRVWWMFRQFGHSSVSVLDGGLKNWLAEGRSVTSGEDAKSERKDFQVTANPAWVKTYEDVLENISTKKVQVVDTRPAGRYRGLEPEPIETTLPGHFPGAVNLPFTSFLDSSGRFLANEDLSRKFKEAKLQLDQPLWATCSCGVTACFAILVAQLLGRQDVCLYDGSWSEWFQRASPEHIISEGEGKKM from the exons ATGGCGGCGGCACAAGCGGTGGTCTCAGCCAAGTGGCTTGCGGACGCAATAAGAAACGGTCTCGTTGGCTCGAAGATTCGGGTCCTGGACTCGTCATGGTACACCCCAGCAACTAAACGGGATCCGAAAGCGGAGTTTGCAGAGAGGCACATCCCGGGAGCTTCATTTTTCGACGTGGTGGAGTGCAGTGACCGGAGCTCACCCTACTGCTTCACGCTCCCTGCGAGCAAGCACTTTTCACGCTACGTGGGTGAGCTGGGCATCTCCAACGACACGCATGTGGTGGTGTATGACGCGCACGACTTCGGTTTGTACACCTCGCCGCGAGTTTGGTGGATGTTCCGACAGTTCGGCCACAGCTCGGTGTCGGTGCTCGACGGGGGTTTGAAGAACTGGTTGGCCGAGGGGCGTTCGGTGACGTCGGGAGAAGACGCGAAGTCCGAGCGCAAAGATTTCCAGGTGACCGCGAATCCTGCTTGGGTGAAAACTTACGAGGACGTGCTGGAGAACATCAGCACCAAGAAAGTCCAAGTAGTGGACACCAGGCCTGCGGGCAGGTATAGGGGGCTCGAACCGGAGCCCATAGAGA CAACGTTACCTGGCCACTTCCCCGGTGCAGTCAACCTGCCATTTACCTCCTTTCTGGACTCCTCTGGAAGGTTTTTGGCCAACGAGGACCTGTCCAGAAAATTCAAGGAAGCCAAGCTCCAGTTGGACCAGCCGCTGTGGGCCACCTGCTCTTGCGGCGTGACGGCTTGCTTTGCTATTCTGGTTGCTCAGTTGCTCGGACGCCAGGACGTGTGCCTTTATGACGGCTCCTGGTCCGAGTGGTTTCAGAGAGCGTCTCCTGAGCACATCATCTCTGAGGGAGAGGGAAAGAAAATGTGA
- the LOC125983155 gene encoding 3-mercaptopyruvate sulfurtransferase, giving the protein MAAQARAVVSAQWLADAIRNGLVGSKIRVLDSSWYLPITKRDPKAEFAEKHIPGASFFDIDECSDQSSPYDHMLPTSSHFSRYVGELGIGNDTHVVVYDTNGFGSYSAPRVWWMFRLFGHNSVSVLDGGMKNWLAEGRPVTSEQVKPECKDFKVTTNPAWVKTYEDVLENISTKKIQVVDARSAGRYRGIEPEPREGTLPGHFPGAINMPFTSFLDSSGKYLANEDLSRLFKKAEVKLDQPLWATCGSGVTACLVVLAAHLLGHPGVCLYDGSWAEWFKRASPENIISEGEGKKM; this is encoded by the exons ATGGCGGCACAGGCTCGCGCAGTTGTCTCAGCCCAGTGGCTAGCGGACGCAATCCGAAACGGCCTTGTAGGCTCAAAGATTCGCGTTCTCGATTCGTCATGGTACCTCCCGATAACAAAACGGGACCCGAAAGCAGAGTTCGCGGAGAAGCACATCCCGGGAGCTTCGTTCTTCGACATAGACGAGTGCAGTGACCAAAGTTCACCGTATGATCATATGTTGCCTACGAGCAGCCACTTTTCACGCTACGTGGGCGAGCTGGGCATCGGCAACGACACGCATGTGGTTGTGTACGACACCAACGGCTTCGGCTCGTACAGCGCCCCACGCGTCTGGTGGATGTTCCGACTGTTCGGTCACAACTCCGTGTCGGTGCTGGACGGGGGTATGAAGAACTGGTTGGCGGAAGGGCGACCGGTGACGTCAGAACAGGTGAAGCCGGAGTGCAAAGACTTTAAGGTGACTACGAACCCTGCGTGGGTCAAGACTTATGAGGACGTGCTGGAGAACATCAGCACCAAGAAGATACAGGTGGTGGATGCAAGATCTGCGGGCAGGTACAGGGGGATCGAACCGGAGCCTAGAGAGG gTACCTTACCAGGCCACTTTCCCGGTGCGATCAATATGCCGTTCACTTCTTTCCTGGACTCCTCCGGAAAGTATCTGGCCAACGAGGACCTGTCCAGACTGTTCAAGAAAGCTGAGGTAAAACTGGACCAGCCACTGTGGGCCACCTGCGGTTCCGGTGTGACGGCGTGCCTCGTGGTTCTGGCCGCTCACCTGCTCGGGCACCCGGGCGTGTGCCTTTACGACGGCTCCTGGGCCGAGTGGTTTAAAAGAGCATCTCCTGAAAATATCATCTCAGAGGGAGAAGGAAAGAAGATGTGA
- the LOC125983173 gene encoding SUMO-conjugating enzyme UBC9 — MSGIALSRLSQERKAWRKDHPFGFVAVPTKNPDGTMNLMNWECAIPGKKGTLWEGGLYKLRMLFKDDYPSSPPKCKFEPPIFHPNVYPSGTVCLSILEEDKDWRPAITIKQILLGIQELLNEPNIQDPAQAEAYTIYCQNRMDYEKRVRAQAKKFAPT, encoded by the exons ATGTCGGGCATTGCGCTTAGCAGATTGTCCCAGGAGCGCAAAGCGTGGAGAAAAGACCACCCGTTT GGTTTTGTTGCTGTTCCTACCAAGAATCCAGATGGAACCATGAATCTGATGAATTGGGAATGTGCCATTCCTGGAAAGAAAGGC ACCTTGTGGGAGGGAGGACTGTATAAACTCAGGATGCTCTTCAAGGATGACTACCCCTCTTCTCCACCCAAAT GCAAGTTTGAGCCACCAATATTCCATCCAAATGTCTACCCATCCGGCACAGTTTGTCTGTCCATCCTGGAGGAGGACAAAGATTGGAGGCCTGCCATCACCATCAAACAG ATCCTGTTGGGAATCCAGGAGCTGCTGAATGAGCCCAACATTCAAGACCCAGCGCAAGCAGAAGCTTACACAATTTACTG TCAGAACCGGATGGACTACGAGAAGCGAGTGAGGGCCCAGGCCAAGAAGTTTGCCCCTACATAA